A single genomic interval of Microbulbifer variabilis harbors:
- the gmk gene encoding guanylate kinase: MQTGTLYTVSAPSGAGKTSLVKALVDSDSQVTVSISHTTRSMRPGEVNGVDYHFVSREEFLAMLEQDAFFEHAQVYGDNYYGTSKGSIEEILAGGRDVILEIDWQGAAQVRRLHPETVGIFILPPSQEALRERLTGRGQDDESVIERRMDQAIDEMTHYVEADYLVINDDFAQALIELGSIFTAQRQRLEKQQKRHGELLQALLRH; the protein is encoded by the coding sequence GTGCAAACAGGAACCCTCTATACCGTATCCGCCCCCTCCGGCGCTGGGAAAACCAGTCTCGTCAAAGCACTGGTGGATAGCGACAGTCAGGTCACCGTTTCTATCTCCCATACCACCCGTTCAATGCGTCCGGGCGAGGTCAACGGTGTCGATTACCACTTCGTGTCGCGCGAGGAGTTTCTGGCAATGCTTGAGCAAGATGCCTTCTTCGAGCACGCTCAGGTATACGGTGATAATTACTACGGTACTTCCAAGGGCAGTATCGAGGAAATTCTCGCTGGTGGCCGCGATGTAATCCTGGAAATTGACTGGCAGGGTGCCGCTCAGGTGCGCCGTCTGCACCCAGAGACCGTCGGTATTTTTATTTTGCCACCCTCTCAGGAGGCCCTGCGCGAACGCCTCACAGGTCGAGGCCAGGACGACGAAAGTGTGATCGAGCGTCGTATGGATCAGGCCATTGATGAAATGACCCACTACGTGGAAGCCGACTATCTGGTGATTAACGACGATTTTGCGCAGGCCCTAATAGAGCTTGGCTCCATCTTCACCGCCCAGCGCCAACGTCTGGAAAAGCAACAGAAACGCCACGGTGAACTGTTGCAGGCACTGTTGCGCCATTGA
- the rpoZ gene encoding DNA-directed RNA polymerase subunit omega, with translation MARITVEDCLEHVDNRFELVIVGSKRARQIATGGQDPMVPEENDKPTVIALREIEEGLVDASILDQPDREEAPAPMAAPAYLSDQEI, from the coding sequence ATGGCACGTATCACCGTTGAAGATTGCCTGGAGCACGTCGACAACCGCTTCGAACTCGTTATCGTGGGTAGTAAGCGCGCCCGCCAGATTGCCACCGGCGGACAGGATCCGATGGTTCCAGAAGAGAACGACAAACCCACGGTTATCGCCCTGCGTGAAATCGAAGAGGGCCTGGTTGATGCGAGCATTCTCGACCAGCCAGATCGTGAAGAGGCCCCGGCACCCATGGCGGCCCCGGCCTATCTGTCCGACCAGGAAATCTGA